A region of Desulfovibrio sp. DNA encodes the following proteins:
- a CDS encoding DNA alkylation repair protein, translating into MTAGEILDTLKALGSEKNRQGMARFGINVANACGVSMASLRPLAREYRRDHTLAEELWETGVHEARILACLIEDPGRASLEQLARWVQDLDSWDITDQFCNKLVVKTPYAWLLASDWALRPEEFVRRAGFSLMAQLAVHDKAAQDKEFLPLLELIEATAYDERNFVKKAVNWALRQIGKRNQNLRLKAVASAKRLLLLDSKSARWIARDALRELGNS; encoded by the coding sequence ATGACTGCGGGCGAGATTCTCGACACCCTAAAGGCCCTTGGCAGCGAGAAGAATCGGCAAGGCATGGCTCGTTTCGGCATAAACGTGGCCAATGCTTGCGGGGTGAGCATGGCGTCCCTGCGTCCACTTGCCCGGGAGTACAGACGAGACCATACCCTGGCAGAGGAACTCTGGGAAACCGGTGTACACGAAGCCCGCATCCTGGCCTGCCTCATAGAGGATCCTGGGCGGGCAAGTCTGGAACAGCTTGCGCGCTGGGTTCAAGACCTCGATTCCTGGGATATAACGGACCAATTCTGCAACAAGCTGGTGGTGAAGACCCCATATGCGTGGCTCTTGGCGTCAGATTGGGCTCTTCGGCCTGAAGAGTTCGTGCGCCGAGCCGGGTTTTCGCTTATGGCTCAACTAGCCGTTCACGACAAGGCCGCCCAGGACAAGGAGTTCCTACCACTCCTGGAATTGATCGAGGCAACTGCATACGACGAACGAAACTTCGTGAAAAAGGCCGTGAACTGGGCTCTGCGCCAGATCGGAAAACGAAACCAGAATCTGCGGTTGAAGGCTGTGGCTTCGGCCAAAAGACTTTTGCTGCTTGATTCAAAATCCGCCAGATGGATCGCCCGGGACGCGCTGCGTGAACTGGGGAATAGCTAG
- a CDS encoding CerR family C-terminal domain-containing protein — MDLSDTTKRILEAAIEVFLEKGYDAATIRDICAKAEANVAAVNYHFGSKDALHAAVLEHIMLACHERYPMHEGMERCKEPEERLLRFVVNLLRMDFPEDPKLARESKLFWMEMGNPSPALKPLVERFMRPIRDMLEAILRENLGPGADDETVRLCAGSVVGQCFFHAQNRVIISELYPDKTYHPHDVDQLARHIFLFSLAGIEAVRQSIRRQA, encoded by the coding sequence ATGGACCTGAGCGACACCACAAAACGCATTCTCGAAGCCGCCATCGAAGTATTTCTTGAGAAGGGATACGACGCGGCCACCATTCGCGACATCTGCGCCAAGGCCGAGGCCAACGTGGCGGCTGTGAACTACCATTTCGGGTCCAAGGACGCCCTGCACGCGGCAGTGCTCGAGCACATCATGCTCGCCTGCCACGAGCGCTATCCCATGCACGAGGGGATGGAGCGCTGCAAGGAACCTGAAGAGCGCCTGCTCAGGTTCGTGGTCAATCTCCTGCGCATGGATTTTCCCGAAGACCCAAAACTCGCCCGGGAATCCAAGCTCTTCTGGATGGAGATGGGAAATCCGAGCCCGGCCCTCAAACCCTTGGTGGAGCGCTTCATGCGCCCCATCAGGGACATGCTGGAGGCTATACTCAGGGAGAACCTGGGGCCAGGAGCAGATGACGAAACCGTACGGCTGTGCGCCGGGTCCGTGGTCGGCCAATGCTTTTTCCATGCCCAGAACCGGGTGATCATAAGCGAGCTCTATCCGGACAAGACCTATCATCCGCACGATGTGGACCAATTGGCCAGACACATATTCCTCTTTTCCCTGGCGGGAATCGAGGCCGTGCGCCAGAGCATCCGGAGGCAGGCATGA
- a CDS encoding efflux RND transporter periplasmic adaptor subunit produces the protein MNRFMIFALLLAACSCAQERRIEKAPLAVSVQPVAAVAATSGEQSALASRYTAVLAPRELVNLAFKVPGYVEEISPKALDKGSRVQKGQVLVRLRENDFKAKLAQARSSLDEAKASLVLARRDQERNAKLIQGEVISRSEFDRTQERLEVAQAKVAQYAAALEQAEINLRDASLASPMNGLVVRRDVERGSLVNQGSVAFVLADLSSVKAVFGLPDQDIPRVGLGSGLTMTTDALPGREFTGTVTAVSPSADPKNRTFDVEVTIPNPEGILKDGMVASVNKSPDNQRPSLAAVPLHALARPKSGSEFVVHVLSEKNGKTYASARTITVAGVAGDMVTIVSGLAPGEKVITRGTTLATDGQEVRIIR, from the coding sequence ATGAACAGGTTCATGATTTTTGCCCTTCTCCTTGCTGCATGCTCCTGCGCGCAGGAACGCCGCATCGAAAAGGCTCCACTGGCCGTGTCCGTGCAGCCCGTGGCCGCTGTGGCAGCCACTTCCGGAGAACAGTCCGCCCTGGCCAGCAGGTATACGGCTGTGCTCGCTCCCCGTGAGCTGGTGAACCTGGCCTTCAAGGTCCCGGGCTATGTGGAGGAAATCTCTCCTAAGGCCCTGGACAAGGGAAGCAGGGTGCAAAAAGGGCAGGTGCTCGTGAGGCTTCGGGAAAACGACTTCAAGGCCAAGCTGGCCCAGGCCCGGTCGAGCCTGGACGAAGCCAAGGCCTCCCTGGTTCTGGCGCGCAGGGACCAGGAGCGAAACGCCAAGCTCATTCAAGGGGAGGTGATCTCGCGCAGCGAGTTCGACCGCACCCAGGAGCGTCTGGAAGTGGCCCAGGCCAAGGTCGCCCAATACGCGGCCGCCCTGGAGCAAGCCGAGATAAATCTACGCGACGCGTCCCTGGCCTCCCCCATGAACGGCCTTGTGGTTCGCCGCGACGTGGAACGCGGAAGCCTGGTGAACCAGGGGAGCGTGGCTTTCGTGCTGGCCGACCTCTCCTCCGTGAAAGCCGTGTTCGGCCTGCCTGACCAGGACATCCCGAGGGTTGGCCTCGGGAGCGGCTTGACCATGACCACTGACGCCCTGCCCGGCAGGGAATTCACCGGCACGGTCACGGCGGTCTCTCCGTCGGCCGACCCCAAGAACCGCACCTTCGACGTGGAGGTGACCATCCCGAACCCGGAAGGCATATTGAAGGACGGCATGGTCGCCAGCGTGAACAAAAGTCCCGACAACCAGCGCCCGTCCCTTGCGGCCGTACCGCTGCACGCCCTGGCCCGCCCCAAGAGCGGGAGCGAGTTCGTGGTCCATGTCCTCTCCGAAAAAAACGGGAAGACATACGCATCAGCCAGGACCATCACCGTGGCAGGAGTGGCCGGCGACATGGTGACCATCGTGTCCGGCCTCGCTCCCGGCGAAAAGGTCATCACCAGGGGAACCACCTTGGCCACGGATGGCCAGGAAGTGCGCATCATCCGCTAG
- a CDS encoding efflux RND transporter permease subunit: protein MARKCASSARQASSMLDKRNMARFFVEHRHVSWVLLVAVLAWGVFGYVKMPQRKDPEIPVRVAAVLCPWPGIRAEKVEELVTRVIEQRVAENDKVDRVESVTRTGMSVVTVKLRDELSQTGEVLDDINLKLAAIRNLPDGAGPVTFIKDFGDTATLMLTVASPKAGQAETALRAVQARRIIERLRQGMGEPRMSMVLVVPPGVPQAQVERKLALFERHLATNTMVSDVRTGSEPGVVVVDVATKTSPVEFRDLIMRFAHEGIRHSELNPDLWSPIIVADPAQTEELISSQAGDKFTYRDLESFTDTITRTLLGVPEVAKVTRWGVRQESLFLEYSQERLASYGVQPWRIRDALAGRNITPNGGVADFGGRNVALEPTGEFSSEKELGGTLVANGLYLRDLVELERSYESPADTINRYSFRDDTGRWANGKAITLAVTMRAGEQIGRFSSSVDKALDGLKQRLPEDLIMARTSDQPRQVTESVSLFMNSLYEAVILVVLVAAIGFREWRSALLMALSIPITLCMTFGMMHMLGIDLQQISIASLIIALGLLVDDPVVAGDAIKRELASGIPRLEAAWTGPTKLAKAILYATITNIVAYLPFLLLSGDKGRFLYSLPVVVTCSLVASRIVSMSFIPFLGYYLLRSSKDSPRPDQGFAKLYYRLGGWLIDNRWKVLAVSLVLVGAGFFAKSLLKPMFFPIDRSYLSYVDVTLPEDSPIDLTARTTVEVEQAIARAADDFGVANKDYPDPLMSMTTFIGGGGPRFWFSVTPELKKPNYAQILLQVQDKRVTELFCDPLQARLQAVIPGARVDVRRLETGPPVGIPVQIRISGEDEEALRMLAERMKTILLGLPMADRVSDNWGSSRFTARISIDPDRANLAGATNQDVARSTAMAMNGLTVTSLRQGRLSFPVVLRLRGEERGKLSDLANLYVYPQSYEHKVPLTQVADITWGMYTERIARRNHFRTITVSCFPLPGVLASEVITVAMPAIKDLESDMPPGCSLEIGGEHEEQVKGFAEMGMVMAVSVAMIYLALLFQFKNAVKPLLVFGAIPYGVAGAFAALAIMGQPFGFMAFLGIASLIGVIVSHVIVLFDFIEERLHAGEPLRQAILDAGILRLRPVLITVGATVTALFPLAKNGGPLWEPMCYAQIGGLAVATFVTLLMVPVLYAIAAFDLKAFK from the coding sequence ATGGCCAGGAAGTGCGCATCATCCGCTAGGCAGGCATCCTCCATGCTCGATAAACGCAACATGGCCCGCTTCTTCGTGGAGCACCGCCACGTCTCCTGGGTGCTTCTCGTCGCTGTGCTGGCCTGGGGAGTCTTCGGCTACGTCAAGATGCCCCAGCGCAAGGACCCGGAGATTCCGGTGCGCGTGGCCGCCGTTCTGTGTCCGTGGCCGGGGATACGCGCGGAAAAGGTCGAGGAGCTCGTCACGCGGGTTATCGAGCAGCGCGTTGCCGAGAACGACAAGGTGGACAGGGTGGAATCAGTGACTCGAACGGGCATGTCCGTGGTCACGGTGAAGCTCCGGGACGAACTCTCGCAGACCGGGGAAGTCCTGGACGACATCAACCTGAAGCTGGCCGCAATCAGGAACCTGCCGGACGGGGCGGGACCGGTGACGTTCATAAAGGACTTCGGCGACACGGCCACACTGATGCTCACCGTGGCCTCTCCCAAGGCCGGTCAAGCCGAGACCGCCCTGCGGGCTGTCCAGGCCAGGCGCATTATCGAAAGGCTGCGCCAGGGCATGGGTGAACCGAGGATGTCTATGGTTCTGGTGGTTCCCCCCGGAGTTCCCCAGGCCCAGGTGGAGCGCAAGCTGGCATTGTTCGAGCGGCATCTTGCCACCAATACCATGGTGTCCGACGTCCGCACTGGATCGGAACCCGGAGTCGTGGTCGTGGACGTGGCCACGAAAACAAGTCCGGTGGAATTTCGCGATCTCATCATGCGCTTCGCCCACGAAGGGATCAGACATTCCGAGCTCAACCCTGACCTGTGGTCCCCGATCATAGTCGCTGATCCAGCCCAGACAGAAGAACTCATTTCATCCCAGGCAGGGGACAAATTCACTTACAGGGATCTGGAAAGCTTCACGGACACAATAACCCGTACGCTGCTCGGCGTGCCCGAGGTGGCCAAGGTCACCCGCTGGGGAGTGCGGCAGGAAAGCCTTTTCCTTGAATATTCCCAGGAACGCCTGGCTTCCTACGGTGTCCAGCCCTGGCGTATACGGGACGCTTTAGCCGGACGAAACATTACTCCGAACGGGGGTGTGGCTGATTTTGGCGGACGCAACGTGGCCCTTGAGCCCACTGGCGAATTTTCCTCGGAAAAGGAGCTGGGGGGGACGCTTGTGGCCAACGGCCTCTATCTGCGCGACCTGGTGGAATTGGAACGCAGCTACGAGTCCCCGGCAGACACTATAAACCGCTACTCCTTCCGGGACGACACAGGCCGCTGGGCCAACGGGAAAGCCATCACCCTGGCCGTCACCATGCGAGCCGGGGAACAGATCGGCAGGTTCTCATCCTCAGTGGACAAAGCCCTGGACGGCCTCAAACAGCGCCTCCCCGAAGACCTGATCATGGCCCGCACTTCGGACCAGCCCAGGCAGGTGACCGAAAGCGTGTCGCTCTTCATGAACAGCCTCTACGAGGCCGTCATCCTGGTGGTCCTGGTGGCGGCCATCGGTTTCCGGGAATGGCGTTCGGCCCTGCTCATGGCTCTGTCGATCCCAATCACCTTATGCATGACCTTCGGCATGATGCACATGCTTGGCATCGACCTGCAGCAGATTTCCATCGCCTCGCTCATCATAGCCCTGGGACTTCTGGTGGACGACCCCGTGGTGGCCGGCGACGCAATCAAGCGCGAACTGGCATCTGGAATTCCTCGCCTGGAAGCGGCCTGGACTGGCCCCACCAAGCTTGCCAAAGCCATCCTTTATGCCACCATAACCAACATCGTGGCCTATCTGCCCTTTCTTCTCCTCTCAGGCGACAAGGGGCGTTTTCTGTACAGTCTCCCGGTGGTGGTCACCTGCTCGCTCGTGGCTTCGCGCATCGTGTCCATGAGCTTCATCCCCTTTCTCGGCTATTATCTGCTGCGTTCGTCGAAAGATTCACCCCGGCCTGACCAGGGGTTCGCCAAGCTCTACTACCGGCTGGGCGGCTGGCTCATCGACAACCGGTGGAAGGTGCTGGCCGTTTCCCTGGTTCTCGTGGGAGCCGGTTTTTTTGCCAAGAGCCTGTTGAAGCCCATGTTTTTCCCCATCGACCGCTCTTACCTCTCCTACGTCGATGTGACCCTGCCCGAGGATTCACCCATCGACCTCACCGCGCGGACAACCGTGGAAGTTGAACAGGCCATTGCCCGTGCGGCTGATGATTTCGGTGTAGCGAACAAGGACTATCCCGACCCGCTAATGTCCATGACCACCTTCATCGGAGGAGGCGGACCACGCTTCTGGTTCTCTGTGACGCCTGAACTCAAAAAGCCCAATTACGCCCAGATACTTCTTCAAGTGCAAGACAAGCGCGTCACTGAGCTCTTCTGCGATCCCTTGCAGGCCAGGCTGCAGGCGGTGATCCCGGGAGCCCGGGTGGATGTGCGCCGACTCGAGACCGGCCCGCCTGTGGGCATCCCGGTGCAGATCCGTATCTCAGGCGAGGACGAGGAAGCGCTTCGCATGCTGGCGGAACGCATGAAGACGATATTGCTGGGTCTTCCCATGGCCGACAGGGTCAGCGACAACTGGGGATCCTCCAGGTTCACGGCCCGCATAAGCATTGATCCGGACCGGGCCAACCTGGCCGGAGCCACCAACCAGGATGTTGCCCGCTCCACGGCCATGGCCATGAACGGGCTCACGGTGACTAGCCTGCGCCAGGGCAGACTCTCCTTTCCCGTTGTTCTGAGACTCCGCGGAGAAGAGCGGGGCAAACTCTCCGACCTGGCAAACCTCTACGTCTACCCGCAATCCTACGAACACAAAGTCCCCCTTACCCAAGTGGCAGACATCACCTGGGGGATGTACACGGAACGCATTGCCAGGCGCAACCACTTCCGCACCATCACCGTGTCCTGTTTTCCTTTGCCCGGTGTTTTGGCCTCAGAGGTGATTACGGTCGCCATGCCCGCCATCAAGGATCTGGAGTCGGATATGCCGCCTGGGTGTTCGCTTGAAATCGGAGGAGAGCACGAGGAGCAGGTGAAGGGGTTTGCTGAAATGGGCATGGTCATGGCGGTTTCCGTGGCAATGATCTATCTGGCCCTGCTTTTTCAGTTCAAGAACGCGGTGAAGCCGTTGCTGGTGTTCGGGGCCATACCCTATGGGGTGGCCGGGGCCTTCGCCGCCCTGGCGATCATGGGCCAGCCCTTCGGTTTCATGGCCTTTCTTGGCATAGCAAGTCTTATCGGAGTGATCGTGAGCCATGTGATCGTGCTCTTCGATTTTATCGAGGAAAGGCTCCATGCCGGCGAGCCCCTGCGCCAGGCCATCCTGGATGCCGGCATCCTGCGGCTTCGTCCGGTGCTCATCACCGTGGGAGCCACAGTGACGGCGCTTTTTCCCTTGGCCAAAAACGGCGGTCCGCTCTGGGAGCCCATGTGCTACGCCCAGATCGGCGGGCTGGCTGTTGCCACCTTCGTCACATTGCTCATGGTGCCGGTGCTCTACGCCATCGCGGCCTTTGACCTGAAAGCCTTTAAATAG
- a CDS encoding winged helix-turn-helix transcriptional regulator has product MKSFTKAAKALGDPARVKILKMLEVKPLCVCVVHLVLGLAQSTVSKHLKVLEEAGLVVWTRKGAWVHYSLAPKDGSHAGRMLALLSQCLENDPEIMSVREAVSKVSDGPFLKAVADQGPSQAACGSGEKNRW; this is encoded by the coding sequence ATGAAATCATTCACCAAGGCGGCCAAGGCCCTGGGCGATCCGGCCCGGGTTAAAATTCTCAAGATGCTCGAGGTAAAGCCCTTATGCGTATGCGTGGTTCATTTGGTCTTAGGCCTTGCCCAATCCACTGTCTCCAAGCACCTGAAAGTACTGGAGGAGGCCGGCTTGGTGGTCTGGACACGCAAGGGAGCCTGGGTCCATTATTCGCTGGCGCCAAAAGACGGCAGCCACGCCGGACGCATGCTGGCGCTGCTGTCCCAATGTCTTGAAAACGATCCCGAAATCATGTCGGTCCGCGAGGCGGTGTCCAAGGTGAGCGACGGCCCGTTTCTTAAAGCTGTGGCCGACCAGGGCCCATCTCAGGCCGCGTGCGGATCAGGCGAGAAGAACCGGTGGTGA
- a CDS encoding permease: protein MKPLDDTLQKRPPAPSLGDLRHSPSGDTSTADASKLADKPDAGPAANRADKRDAHPSTTRLILTIIAALVAWSGIYALLPSLARSLAFGLLGLEPTSRLGQAVEFFLYDTPKVLLLLALVVFAIGIVRSFFTPERTRRFLAGKREFSGNVLAALLGIVTPFCSCSAVPLFIGFVTAGVPLGVTFSFLVSAPMINEIALVLLYGLLGWKIAALYLVTGLAVAIVSGWVIGRFGMEAHIEDWVRLVRAENGQSMEQAPMGVHERVRYGLDCVRDILGKVWLYVILGIAVGAGIHGYVPEGFLAGIMGRDAWWSVPAAVLIGIPMYSNAAGIVPVVQALLEKGAALGTVLAFMMAVIALSLPEMVILRKVLKPRLIGTFIAVVGLGILLVGYLFNFIV, encoded by the coding sequence ATGAAACCATTAGATGACACGCTCCAAAAAAGGCCGCCCGCTCCTTCTCTGGGGGATCTGCGGCACTCACCGTCCGGTGATACTTCTACGGCCGACGCTTCGAAGCTCGCTGACAAGCCTGACGCTGGACCAGCTGCAAACCGGGCCGACAAGAGAGATGCCCACCCCTCGACCACGCGACTCATCCTCACAATAATCGCCGCACTTGTGGCCTGGTCCGGAATCTATGCCCTTCTGCCGTCCTTGGCTCGTTCGCTTGCCTTCGGACTGCTTGGGCTCGAGCCCACATCCCGGCTCGGCCAGGCCGTGGAATTCTTCCTCTACGACACTCCCAAGGTGCTCCTGCTCTTGGCGCTGGTGGTGTTTGCCATAGGAATCGTGCGTTCCTTCTTCACCCCGGAACGAACCCGGCGCTTCCTGGCCGGTAAGCGAGAATTTTCCGGGAATGTGCTGGCGGCCCTGCTGGGCATTGTCACCCCTTTCTGCTCCTGCTCTGCGGTGCCGCTGTTCATCGGCTTCGTAACCGCCGGAGTGCCGCTTGGCGTCACCTTCTCCTTTTTGGTGTCGGCTCCCATGATCAATGAGATCGCCCTGGTTCTCCTCTACGGCCTGCTCGGCTGGAAGATCGCCGCCTTGTACCTGGTGACGGGTCTTGCCGTGGCCATTGTCTCCGGGTGGGTTATCGGGCGTTTTGGCATGGAGGCCCACATCGAAGACTGGGTGCGACTTGTGCGTGCCGAGAACGGCCAGTCCATGGAGCAGGCTCCCATGGGTGTGCACGAGCGGGTTCGCTACGGCCTGGACTGCGTTCGCGACATCCTGGGCAAGGTCTGGCTCTATGTGATCCTGGGCATCGCCGTTGGCGCGGGCATCCACGGATACGTCCCCGAAGGTTTTCTGGCCGGCATCATGGGCCGAGATGCCTGGTGGTCCGTTCCAGCGGCCGTTCTTATCGGCATCCCCATGTATTCCAATGCAGCCGGAATCGTCCCCGTGGTGCAGGCTCTCTTGGAAAAGGGAGCCGCCCTGGGAACGGTGCTGGCATTCATGATGGCCGTCATCGCCCTGTCCCTGCCGGAAATGGTCATCCTGCGAAAGGTATTGAAACCGCGCCTCATCGGTACCTTCATTGCCGTGGTTGGCTTGGGTATCCTGCTGGTCGGCTATTTGTTCAACTTCATCGTTTAA
- a CDS encoding TM0996/MTH895 family glutaredoxin-like protein produces the protein MIISVLGPGCPKCSEAEKIVRAAVAESGVDAQVEKVTDFQKIAAMGVFSTPAVALDGKVMCTGRAPAKSEVLAWLASQS, from the coding sequence ATGATCATTAGCGTACTGGGCCCCGGTTGCCCGAAGTGCTCCGAAGCGGAAAAGATCGTCCGGGCTGCGGTTGCCGAATCCGGTGTGGACGCTCAGGTTGAAAAAGTGACCGACTTCCAGAAAATTGCGGCCATGGGAGTTTTCTCCACCCCGGCGGTCGCTCTTGACGGAAAGGTGATGTGCACGGGACGAGCGCCCGCCAAGTCCGAAGTTCTGGCCTGGCTTGCATCACAATCATAA
- a CDS encoding putative zinc-binding protein, producing the protein MNATCCSQNGEVMLLACSGGSNVGQLTNQAAVELTREGFGKMYCLAGVGAKLKGFVKATGEAPEILVLDGCPVGCAKAIMENAGLPMGAYMVVTELGIDKVKDRALALSTEDLETVKQAARSMKDASAVKRTCGCACGGAE; encoded by the coding sequence ATGAACGCAACATGCTGTTCACAAAATGGCGAAGTGATGCTTCTGGCTTGTTCCGGAGGGTCCAATGTGGGCCAGTTGACCAATCAGGCGGCTGTGGAACTCACCCGCGAGGGGTTCGGCAAAATGTACTGCCTGGCCGGAGTCGGCGCGAAGCTCAAAGGTTTCGTCAAGGCCACGGGGGAGGCCCCGGAAATTCTCGTGCTGGATGGATGCCCCGTGGGCTGCGCCAAGGCGATCATGGAGAACGCCGGCCTGCCCATGGGCGCCTATATGGTGGTTACGGAATTGGGCATAGACAAAGTCAAGGACCGGGCCCTGGCCCTCTCGACAGAGGACTTGGAAACCGTGAAACAGGCCGCCCGGAGCATGAAAGACGCCTCCGCTGTAAAACGCACCTGTGGTTGTGCCTGTGGAGGTGCTGAGTGA
- a CDS encoding thioredoxin family protein: MKFTAFACSAALLVACSLFSQALAAPLPEVPAKNTVTMLDLGAKSCIPCKMMIPILDAVEKEYSGKAAVIFIDVWENPDQSKKYGLRAIPTQIFYDRQGKEVFRHEGFFDKKSISEVLDKLLAQ, from the coding sequence GTGAAGTTTACAGCCTTTGCCTGCTCGGCCGCGCTTTTAGTCGCATGCTCCCTTTTCTCCCAGGCATTGGCCGCCCCGCTTCCGGAGGTTCCGGCCAAGAATACGGTGACCATGCTGGACCTGGGCGCCAAGTCCTGCATCCCCTGCAAGATGATGATCCCTATCCTGGATGCCGTTGAGAAAGAATACTCAGGCAAGGCGGCTGTCATATTCATCGATGTGTGGGAAAATCCGGACCAGAGCAAGAAGTACGGATTGCGGGCGATTCCCACCCAGATCTTTTATGACCGGCAAGGCAAGGAGGTCTTCAGACACGAGGGATTCTTCGACAAGAAGTCCATATCGGAAGTTTTGGACAAGCTGTTGGCCCAGTAG
- a CDS encoding cytochrome C biosynthesis protein, translated as MLDQLFLTINAWMVDSFAIAAVGCFLWGVVSVLFSPCHLASIPLIVGYVAGQGRLIQGREAAKYSLAFTGGLFLSIAAVGVSCSLMGRMLGDIGPYWTILVGAVLIWVALDMLGVAKCTISGGLMGRMKVKGHWGAFLLGLAYGVLSGSCTFGFIAPILAIITIQQKIMTGVALVALFALGHCLPIVVAGSSTTLVQRWMEAGPIRQGGVWFRRTAGLMIGLMGVYFAARPFVGV; from the coding sequence ATGCTTGACCAACTCTTTTTGACCATCAACGCCTGGATGGTGGATAGTTTTGCCATCGCTGCCGTGGGCTGCTTTCTCTGGGGCGTGGTGAGCGTGCTTTTCAGCCCTTGCCACCTGGCCTCAATTCCTCTCATCGTAGGATATGTAGCCGGGCAGGGGCGACTCATACAAGGGCGGGAGGCCGCCAAGTACTCGCTTGCCTTCACAGGGGGCCTTTTTCTGAGCATTGCCGCGGTTGGCGTGAGCTGCTCGCTGATGGGTCGCATGCTCGGCGACATTGGCCCCTACTGGACCATCCTCGTCGGGGCTGTTTTGATCTGGGTTGCCCTGGATATGCTGGGCGTGGCCAAATGCACCATCTCCGGCGGGCTCATGGGCCGCATGAAGGTTAAAGGCCACTGGGGAGCGTTTCTGCTTGGCCTTGCCTATGGGGTTTTATCGGGCTCATGCACCTTCGGCTTCATTGCGCCCATTCTGGCAATCATCACCATCCAGCAGAAAATCATGACAGGTGTGGCGCTCGTTGCCTTGTTCGCCTTGGGCCACTGCCTGCCCATTGTAGTGGCTGGCAGCTCCACGACCCTTGTTCAACGTTGGATGGAAGCCGGCCCCATCCGCCAGGGAGGGGTATGGTTTCGTCGCACTGCTGGGCTGATGATCGGGCTTATGGGCGTGTATTTCGCAGCCAGGCCTTTCGTTGGCGTGTAA
- a CDS encoding rhodanese-like domain-containing protein, which produces MAAEPQSLDRYVRSFDYAARKEMKCSGKELLAMLAKNEAVLVDIRFPEEKQAWDMNFGLHIPLNELPNRLNELPKDKIIVTACPHMDRSNIAMVYLRTQGYTSRYLVDGLVGLTELLRGDAARDFMDALNKKK; this is translated from the coding sequence ATGGCAGCTGAACCTCAGAGCCTGGACCGCTACGTCCGGTCCTTCGACTATGCCGCACGCAAGGAAATGAAATGTTCCGGCAAGGAACTCTTGGCCATGCTGGCCAAGAATGAGGCCGTGCTCGTAGACATCCGTTTTCCTGAAGAAAAGCAGGCTTGGGACATGAACTTCGGCCTGCACATTCCGCTTAACGAACTCCCGAACCGCCTGAACGAGCTGCCCAAGGACAAGATCATCGTCACGGCCTGCCCGCATATGGACCGCTCGAACATCGCCATGGTCTACCTGCGCACCCAGGGCTACACTTCACGCTATCTCGTCGATGGCCTGGTTGGGCTCACCGAACTTCTGCGCGGAGACGCGGCCCGTGATTTCATGGACGCCCTAAACAAGAAGAAGTAA